TTCCAGTTCTCCAAGCGCTAATAGCTTTCTGGAAGGGCAATTCAAGGTTAGGCAAAGGAGGAGTCCGCAAGGGCTCCTCCTTTTGCTGTTTGTACTGAAAACTCTCCTGCATCGGCTTGTCCCGATGAAGGGGGCTGGCTCCAGGTACCTGTCCCCCTCCTGTTGTCATGACTGTTGCGGGACGCAGTAGCGAAAGGGTAGAATCTCAGGAGCCGCAGGCACGCATCCACGCTGGAGGGGGCGCCGGCGGCTTCCAATGATCAAGGAGGCGTTCATGCTGAAGGTTGCCATCGTCGGAGCAAGCGGCTACACAGGTGTAGAGCTCTTGCGCATACTCCACAACCACCCCGAGGTCGCCGTTACCTGTGTCACTTCCGAGCAGAGCGCGGGGAAACTCGTGAGCGACATTTTTCCCACCCTGCGCGGGCGGATGGACATAGTTCTGGAGCACCTGGAGCCTGTGCACATCGCGGAGAAGGTCGACATCGTATTCACCGCGCTGCCGCACAAGGCGGCGATGGAGGTCGTGCCGACCTTCCTGAAGATGGGGAAGGTGGTGGTCGATCTCTCCGCCGACTACCGCCTGCACGACGCCGAGGTGTACGGGCGCTGGTACGACCGCCATCTGAATCCCGAGCTTCTGGAAGAGGCGGTGTACGGCATCCCGGAGCTGCGCAGGGAAGAGATCTCCAATGCCTCTCTCGTTGCCAATCCGGGGTGCTATCCGACGAGCATCATCCTCGGTCTGGCCCCCCTCTTGAAGGGGAAGGTCGTCGATCCCTCCTCCATCATCGTCTCTTCGGCCTCCGGCGTCTCCGGCGCGGGGCGCGGCGCCAAGGTCGACAACCTCTACTGCGAGGTGAACGAGGGGTTCAAAGCGTACGCCGTAGGCGGGGTGCATCGACACATCCCCGAGATCGAGCAGGAACTCTCGCTTCTGGCTGGCACCGACGTGGTGATCTCCTTCACGCCGCATCTCGTTCCGATGGACCGCGGCATCCTCTCCACTATCCATGTGAATCCAGCGGGGAAGGTGTCGGCTTCCGAGCTGATCACCCTTTACGAGACCTTCTACGACGGCGAGCCGTTCGTGCGCATCCTTCCGGAGAAGACGTTTCCTGCCACCTCGCACGTGCGCGGCTCCAACTTCTGCGACATCGGCATCGCGGTGGACGAGCGCACCGGCCGCATCATCGTCGTCTCCGCAATCGATAACCTGGTGAAGGGCGCCTCCGGCCAGGCGGTGCAGAACATGAACCTCCTCTGCGGCTTCCCCGAGACGCTGGGGCTCGACATGCTCGGAGTCTTCCCGTAATCCCTTTTTCCGTACCCCCTCCCTCTCGGGGGAGGGGGCGGACGCTCTGCTGGCAGTGCTGCGCCCTTTCGGGTGCTTTACAGGAACCTATGAAAAAAGTGATCTCCGGCAGCAGGCCGGGACAGTTCCTTCCCATGACCGCAGAAGAAGCGCGGAAGCGGGGATGGAACGAGCTGGACGTTGTCTTCGTCACCGGCGATGCCTATGTTGATCATCCCTCCTTCGGTGTTCCCCTTCTGGCACGTCTTCTCGAGTCGAAAGGACTTCGCGTCGGTATCATCGCCCAGCCCGACTGGCGCAGCAAGGAGCCGTTCATGGCTCTGGGGCGCCCGCGCCTTTTCTTCGCGGTCGCGGCGGGTGCCATGGACTCCATGGTCGCCCATTACACCCCCGCAAGAAAGCTGCGCCGCGACGATGCCTACACCCCCGGAAACCAGCACGGCGCCCGCCCCAATCGCGCCACCATCGTGTACACCTCGCGGCTGAAAGAGGCGTATCGCGACGTGCCGGTGGTGATCGGCGGCATCGAGGCGAGCCTCAGGCGACTTGCCCACTACGACTTCTGGGAGGACAAGGTGCGCCGCTCCATCCTCCTGGACGCGAAGGCTGACCTTCTCGTCTTCGGGATGGGAGAGCGGCCGCTCCTGGAGGTGACGGAGCGACTTTTGAAGGGTGAGCCGTTCGCGTCGATCCGGGACGTTCGAGGCACCGCGTTTGCCGCTTCCACGTTGCCGGAATGTGCGGCAGTGCTGCAGCTCCCTTCCTTCGAGGAGGTGGCGGCGGACAGGGCGAAGTATGCGGAGGCCTTTCGGCTCTATGCCGGGGAGCAGAATCCCTTTTGCGCCAAAACGGTGGTACAGCCTCACGCCGCCCGCTACCTGGTGTGTAACCCGCCGTCCTTGCCGCTGGAGCCCGAGGGGCTGGACGCCCTCTATGCGCTCCCCTTTCAGAAGGCGCCCCACCCCTCCTACAGGGAGGCGATCCCGGCATACGAGCAGATCCGTGCCTCCATAACCAGCCATCGCGGCTGCTTCGGTGGCTGCGCCTTTTGCGCTATCGCACAGCACCAGGGAAAGATCATCCAGTCCCGCTCGGAAGAGTCGATACTCTCGGAGCTGGAGCGTCTGACCGGTCACGGCTGGTTCAGGGGTAGCGTCACCGACATCGGCGGCCCGACCGCGAATATGTACGGCCTCTCCTGCGGCAATAGCGCGGCCCTTTCCAGGTGTCGCCGTGACAGCTGCCTCTTTCCCGCGCCGTGCCACAATCTCGTCACCGACGACAGGAGGAGCGCCCGGCTTCTCGCCTCCAGCCGGCAGGTAAAAGGGGTGAAGCATGTTGCGGTTTCCTCCGGGGTACGTTACGATCTCCTGGAGCGCCAGAAGGGGTACCTGCGGGAACTCCTGGGGCATCACGTCGGGGGGCTTCTGAAGGTTGCTCCCGAGCACCTGTGCGACCGCGTGACGGAGACGATGCGAAAGCCGGGGAAGGGGTCGTTCGAGAAGTTCCGGGAGGCGTTCGAGCGGCAGAGTGCAAAGCACGGAAAGAGGCAGCACATCGTTCCGTACTTCATCTCCGGCCACCCTGGGTGCACCCTCTCGGACATGGTCGACCTGGCGCTCATCCTGAAACGGTGGGGAATGAAGGTGGAGCAGGTGCAGGATTTCACCCCGACCCCCGGCACGCTCGCCACGTGCATGTATTACACAGGGATCGATCCCTTCACCGGGGAGCAGGTGCACGTGGCCCGGACCGACCGGGAGAAGGGGCAGCAAAAAGCTCTGCTTTTATACCATCTTCCGGAGCAGAGGAAGGCGTGCCTCGATGCCCTGCGAGCCTGCGGGCGACGCTCGGAGGAGGCGGAGCTGT
The DNA window shown above is from Geomonas sp. RF6 and carries:
- the argC gene encoding N-acetyl-gamma-glutamyl-phosphate reductase; the encoded protein is MLKVAIVGASGYTGVELLRILHNHPEVAVTCVTSEQSAGKLVSDIFPTLRGRMDIVLEHLEPVHIAEKVDIVFTALPHKAAMEVVPTFLKMGKVVVDLSADYRLHDAEVYGRWYDRHLNPELLEEAVYGIPELRREEISNASLVANPGCYPTSIILGLAPLLKGKVVDPSSIIVSSASGVSGAGRGAKVDNLYCEVNEGFKAYAVGGVHRHIPEIEQELSLLAGTDVVISFTPHLVPMDRGILSTIHVNPAGKVSASELITLYETFYDGEPFVRILPEKTFPATSHVRGSNFCDIGIAVDERTGRIIVVSAIDNLVKGASGQAVQNMNLLCGFPETLGLDMLGVFP
- a CDS encoding YgiQ family radical SAM protein, which encodes MKKVISGSRPGQFLPMTAEEARKRGWNELDVVFVTGDAYVDHPSFGVPLLARLLESKGLRVGIIAQPDWRSKEPFMALGRPRLFFAVAAGAMDSMVAHYTPARKLRRDDAYTPGNQHGARPNRATIVYTSRLKEAYRDVPVVIGGIEASLRRLAHYDFWEDKVRRSILLDAKADLLVFGMGERPLLEVTERLLKGEPFASIRDVRGTAFAASTLPECAAVLQLPSFEEVAADRAKYAEAFRLYAGEQNPFCAKTVVQPHAARYLVCNPPSLPLEPEGLDALYALPFQKAPHPSYREAIPAYEQIRASITSHRGCFGGCAFCAIAQHQGKIIQSRSEESILSELERLTGHGWFRGSVTDIGGPTANMYGLSCGNSAALSRCRRDSCLFPAPCHNLVTDDRRSARLLASSRQVKGVKHVAVSSGVRYDLLERQKGYLRELLGHHVGGLLKVAPEHLCDRVTETMRKPGKGSFEKFREAFERQSAKHGKRQHIVPYFISGHPGCTLSDMVDLALILKRWGMKVEQVQDFTPTPGTLATCMYYTGIDPFTGEQVHVARTDREKGQQKALLLYHLPEQRKACLDALRACGRRSEEAELFGGKRGPAGPGK